The Brachyspira sp. SAP_772 genome includes the window CTGCTGTAATACTTTATTAGTTTTATTTAATTTAACGCTTAATCTACATAAATAATAAGTAATAAATATAAATAGCCCCATTATTGCAATATGATCCATAAAGAAAAATATAGCAGTCTCTTCATAGTCTGGAAGTCTTGTAAATAAAAACATTACGTTGTGTAAATCTCTTTTTATAAATGATACTATTCCATATATAGCTATTAATAAGGCAATTGTTATGCATATTTGTTTCTTTATATTTATTAATTTTTTACTTATATTTATAAATATACCCCAATGCATTCCTAAATGTGCAGACATGAATATAAATCCCCAATAACTACAAGTTACATGCACTTTTTTATTAAGCACTTTGATGCTGCTAAGATTAAAAAACTCTACTATATCTCTATTAAATAATATTCCGCTTATAATTAATCCAAGCATACATATAAAAAGCATGAAATTTATAAATGTATTAAATGATCTCGTTAAATTATATTTTCCTTTAAAGAGGTTTTTACACCAATTTAAATTAAGTATATGGTGAAGTATAAAAAAGGCAAAAATCACAAATCCCAAATATTCATGCATAGTACGGCCTGTGAAACTATATGCTAGTAAAACAAAAAAAAGAACAGTCATTATTATATCTACAAGTATTTTAATTATGTTTTTCATCTATCATTTACCTCCCATTACAAAATTAGTTAATTTATAAGTTATAAAATAATGTTTTATAGAGATAATATAGCATGCTATTTACTTTATTAGACGAATTAGATGATTAAAAGTTTCTTATAATTTCTTTTTTTAATGATTTTTGTATAAAAAATTATGATGACTATATTAATTTATGATAAATAGTTTTT containing:
- a CDS encoding DUF4405 domain-containing protein encodes the protein MKNIIKILVDIIMTVLFFVLLAYSFTGRTMHEYLGFVIFAFFILHHILNLNWCKNLFKGKYNLTRSFNTFINFMLFICMLGLIISGILFNRDIVEFFNLSSIKVLNKKVHVTCSYWGFIFMSAHLGMHWGIFINISKKLINIKKQICITIALLIAIYGIVSFIKRDLHNVMFLFTRLPDYEETAIFFFMDHIAIMGLFIFITYYLCRLSVKLNKTNKVLQQ